A single Vallitalea longa DNA region contains:
- a CDS encoding CPBP family intramembrane glutamic endopeptidase, giving the protein MTNIYSVLLTGFICLFLWIFIFKQSYSNTYIKNRISLIISSVFGISPSYSYSVFATFLYCILPTISCFVVAGIADIRISDLFSLNDIPISTVIIMLGIVASMSLISMFVMIAMKIVPKIDIVGEMSSVVWIKGVFQVPKKIAWLLPFLSASFEELFFRGVLLKSLISNGMNIILAISVVTLAFVLNQVLLTNTITQALVLGFSSIFISVIGSILFLASGSIIPSMIVHASFAGFYVNKNELD; this is encoded by the coding sequence ATGACGAATATTTACAGTGTTCTTTTGACCGGTTTCATTTGCTTGTTTCTTTGGATATTCATATTCAAACAGTCATATAGTAACACGTATATTAAGAATAGGATTTCACTTATTATATCTTCGGTATTCGGAATTTCACCCTCTTATTCTTATTCAGTATTTGCAACATTTTTATACTGTATATTACCAACAATAAGTTGCTTTGTCGTAGCGGGAATCGCTGATATTAGAATCAGTGATTTGTTTTCATTAAATGATATACCCATATCTACTGTAATAATAATGTTAGGTATCGTGGCATCTATGTCATTGATATCAATGTTTGTTATGATAGCAATGAAAATAGTACCGAAAATAGATATTGTAGGAGAAATGTCGTCAGTTGTATGGATAAAGGGAGTATTTCAAGTTCCTAAAAAGATTGCATGGTTACTACCTTTTTTAAGCGCAAGTTTTGAAGAATTATTTTTTAGAGGAGTATTATTGAAATCATTAATTTCTAATGGTATGAATATTATTTTAGCAATTAGTGTGGTAACTTTAGCTTTTGTTCTGAATCAAGTGTTACTTACTAATACAATTACGCAGGCATTGGTACTTGGATTTTCAAGTATATTCATTTCTGTTATAGGTAGTATTTTATTTTTAGCAAGTGGTAGTATAATTCCATCTATGATAGTACATGCATCTTTTGCTGGTTTTTATGTAAATAAAAATGAATTGGATTGA
- a CDS encoding nuclease-related domain-containing protein, with the protein MAQIINKSNHLRKEIIVAYLKMIVCFIAAVFCMILAVYTYGFSLIATLVLGVYIKKMKTNISIVKSGLEGEKEVLNLLADLPKRYKVISDILIQGKNTSSQIDYVVVGSNGIFIIEAKNIKGTIKGKTGSRYLTQIKKGKGGREYSRQLYNPALQVKGHVLGLTKLLNKNNVHSYIHGMVYFANEDSKVDFKSNDIVVLSKSKDNLLKYIKTYKKDGVKLTPKEQVEITGILKKQVM; encoded by the coding sequence GTGGCTCAAATAATTAACAAATCAAATCACTTAAGAAAAGAAATAATAGTTGCCTATCTGAAAATGATTGTATGTTTTATTGCAGCGGTTTTTTGTATGATACTTGCTGTTTATACCTATGGTTTTTCATTAATAGCTACGCTTGTACTTGGTGTCTATATAAAAAAAATGAAAACGAACATTAGTATAGTAAAGTCTGGACTTGAGGGAGAAAAAGAAGTTCTGAACCTCTTAGCAGATCTACCTAAAAGATATAAAGTTATTTCAGATATTCTTATACAAGGTAAGAATACGTCGAGTCAAATAGATTATGTTGTAGTTGGATCAAATGGAATATTTATTATTGAAGCTAAGAATATAAAAGGAACGATAAAAGGTAAAACAGGTTCTAGATATCTTACACAAATAAAAAAAGGAAAAGGCGGTAGAGAATATAGCAGACAATTATATAATCCTGCTTTACAGGTTAAAGGGCATGTATTAGGACTTACCAAACTTCTTAATAAAAACAATGTACATAGCTATATTCATGGAATGGTATATTTTGCTAATGAAGATTCCAAAGTAGATTTTAAGTCAAATGATATTGTAGTATTATCAAAAAGTAAGGATAATCTCTTAAAATATATAAAAACATATAAGAAAGATGGAGTTAAATTAACTCCAAAAGAACAAGTTGAAATAACAGGGATACTAAAAAAACAAGTGATGTAG
- a CDS encoding ABC transporter ATP-binding protein, with amino-acid sequence MINVDSLSMRYGDFYAVDNISFSVEKQEIFGIIGSNGAGKTSTVECIEGLRKASSGSVDVMGYNPWKEREKVNQLIGVQLQETLYQDRAKVYEICELFQSFYPNHLSYEDLLEKLGLMEKRKAFVSTLSGGQKQKLAIVLSLISNPKIVFLDELTTGLDPKTRHEMWDMILNLRQNGLTIVLVSHFMDEVEAICDRVAIMDKGKILSMGTVSDITKEYDLKQKVSFRTSLNNIEKIEKLGSEIYLKNNSDIVTLSGKGDDYLNNVITYLSENNISYTDLDVKKPGLEDVFLDLLGYTPEDDNNKE; translated from the coding sequence ATGATTAATGTTGATTCGCTTAGTATGAGATATGGAGATTTTTATGCAGTAGATAATATTTCTTTTTCAGTTGAAAAACAAGAAATATTCGGTATCATTGGGTCAAATGGTGCTGGCAAAACATCTACAGTGGAGTGTATTGAAGGTTTACGAAAAGCTTCAAGTGGTTCTGTTGATGTTATGGGGTATAATCCATGGAAGGAAAGAGAGAAAGTCAATCAGTTAATAGGAGTTCAATTACAAGAGACATTATATCAGGATCGTGCAAAAGTATATGAGATATGTGAATTATTCCAATCATTCTATCCTAATCATCTGTCATATGAAGATTTACTTGAAAAACTAGGATTAATGGAAAAAAGAAAGGCTTTTGTTTCAACTCTATCAGGTGGACAAAAACAAAAGTTGGCTATTGTATTATCTCTAATTTCAAATCCAAAGATTGTTTTTTTGGATGAACTTACGACTGGACTAGATCCAAAAACACGTCATGAAATGTGGGATATGATACTTAATCTAAGGCAAAACGGTCTTACAATAGTACTTGTTTCACACTTTATGGATGAAGTGGAAGCTATTTGTGACAGAGTTGCTATTATGGATAAAGGAAAAATATTAAGTATGGGGACTGTAAGTGACATTACGAAAGAGTATGACCTAAAGCAGAAAGTATCTTTTAGGACTTCACTTAATAATATTGAAAAGATCGAGAAGCTAGGTAGTGAAATATATCTTAAAAATAATTCTGATATTGTCACTTTGTCGGGAAAGGGTGATGACTATTTGAATAATGTAATCACATATTTGAGTGAAAATAATATATCTTATACAGATTTAGATGTAAAAAAACCAGGTTTGGAAGATGTTTTTCTTGATTTGCTTGGTTACACACCCGAAGATGATAATAATAAGGAATAG
- a CDS encoding ABC transporter permease, giving the protein MNYKIMLKLTTFELKLFSRNFISMFFLLVFPTLMILLFGGIYGNEPNVIFGGVGTVDVSVPAYSGLIISVTGLMSLPLTLCEYREKKILKRYRATPLKVIYVIISQVCVNCLMTIAGMIFLIIIAKLVFGLNFIGNVFEVIIIFILSMLSVFSIGFLIASVAPNMKAANAIANLVYFPMLFLTGATIPIEIMPEFMQKISKFLPVTHAVNAMKDVWLGKGMIHAWVSILVLILVLLVCLIVSLKIFRWE; this is encoded by the coding sequence ATGAATTATAAAATAATGTTAAAACTAACTACTTTTGAGTTGAAACTTTTTTCTCGCAATTTTATAAGTATGTTTTTTCTATTAGTATTTCCTACCTTGATGATCTTATTATTCGGAGGAATATACGGAAATGAACCTAATGTAATTTTTGGTGGTGTAGGAACAGTAGATGTATCAGTGCCAGCATATTCTGGTTTAATAATTTCTGTTACTGGATTAATGAGTTTGCCTTTGACTCTTTGCGAGTATAGAGAGAAGAAAATACTCAAGAGATATAGAGCTACACCATTGAAAGTAATTTATGTCATTATTTCTCAGGTATGTGTTAACTGTCTTATGACAATAGCAGGTATGATATTTTTGATTATCATAGCTAAATTGGTTTTTGGTCTTAATTTCATAGGTAATGTTTTTGAAGTAATTATAATATTTATTTTGTCGATGCTTAGTGTTTTTTCAATTGGATTTCTGATTGCTAGTGTTGCTCCTAATATGAAGGCGGCTAATGCAATCGCTAATTTAGTTTATTTTCCTATGCTGTTTTTAACAGGAGCAACTATTCCTATAGAAATAATGCCTGAATTCATGCAGAAAATATCTAAATTCCTTCCAGTGACTCATGCTGTTAATGCAATGAAAGATGTCTGGTTAGGAAAAGGTATGATTCATGCATGGGTAAGTATTCTAGTACTTATACTAGTGTTGTTAGTATGCTTAATTGTGTCATTAAAGATATTTAGGTGGGAATGA